One Camelina sativa cultivar DH55 chromosome 3, Cs, whole genome shotgun sequence genomic window carries:
- the LOC104778308 gene encoding serine/threonine-protein kinase WAG1-like produces MEDDVYYLDTDLDLSFTSTTTDRTFTSSSARSSLARSSLTLSFNDRLSTATTPSTTTSSAATTLHHRRYDPHWTAIRAATTLSSDRRLHLRHLKLVRHLGTGNLGRVFLCHLRDCPNPTGFALKVIDRDVLTEKKISHVETEAEILSMLDHPFLPTLYARIDASHYTCLLIDYCPNGDLHSLLRKQPNNRLQISPVRFFAAEVLVALEYLHALGIVYRDLKPENILICEDGHIMLSDFDLCFKADVVPTFRSRRFRRPSSPPSSPRRSRRRGGCFFSTEVEYEREEIVAEFAAEPVTAFSKSCVGTHEYLAPELVAGNGHGSGVDWWAFGIFLYEMLHGTTPFKGGTKEQTLRNIVSNDDVAFTLEEEEEGTVEAKDLIEKLLEKDPRKRLGSARGAQDIKRHEFFEGIKWPLIRNCKPPEIRGLVKKTQAHAGHVTAVVTPRKKKWLWWGLSHLLRSKSLNKSSSKIQSNNNYYHYVGKSCNASGKRV; encoded by the coding sequence atggaagacgACGTTTATTACCTCGACACAGATCTCGATCTCAGCTTCACCTCCACCACCACAGACCGTACATTCACCTCATCAAGCGCTAGATCGAGTCTCGCACGCTCAAGCCTAACCCTAAGCTTCAACGACAGACTCTCAACCGCGACAACTCCTTCAACAACCACTTCTTCCGCCGCAACAACACTCCACCACCGTCGCTACGATCCTCACTGGACAGCAATCAGAGCCGCAACAACTCTCTCCTCCGACCGAAGACTCCATCTCCGTCACTTAAAACTCGTCCGCCACCTCGGAACTGGTAACCTCGGCCGTGTTTTCCTCTGCCACCTCCGTGACTGCCCTAACCCTACCGGCTTCGCGCTTAAAGTAATCGACCGTGATGTTCTCACGGAGAAGAAGATTTCACACGTGGAAACAGAAGCTGAGATCCTCTCCATGCTAGACCACCCGTTCTTACCTACACTCTACGCACGTATTGACGCTTCTCACTATACTTGCCTCCTTATAGATTACTGCCCTAACGGTGACTTACATTCCTTGCTCCGTAAGCAACCTAATAACCGGTTACAGATTTCTCCGGTTAGATTCTTCGCCGCCGAAGTACTCGTCGCCTTGGAGTACCTCCACGCTCTCGGAATTGTTTACCGAGATCTCAAACCGGAGAATATCTTGATTTGTGAAGATGGACACATCATGCTCTCAGATTTCGATCTCTGTTTCAAAGCCGACGTAGTTCCAACTTTCCGATCTCGACGTTTCCGGAGACCTTCATCTCCTCCGTCTTCTCCACGGAGGAGTCGCCGTCGAGGAGGTTGCTTCTTTTCCACGGAGGTAGAgtacgagagagaagagatagtAGCGGAATTCGCGGCGGAGCCAGTGACGGCGTTTTCGAAATCGTGTGTAGGAACTCACGAGTATCTAGCGCCGGAGCTAGTCGCCGGAAACGGACACGGAAGCGGTGTAGACTGGTGGGCGTTTGGGATATTCTTATACGAGATGTTACACGGAACGACGCCGTTTAAAGGTGGTACCAAAGAGCAAACACTGCGCAACATTGTATCCAACGACGACGTGGCGTTCACGttagaggaggaagaggaaggtaCGGTTGAAGCAAAGGATCTGATAGAGAAGCTGTTGGAGAAAGATCCGCGGAAGAGGCTAGGAAGCGCCAGGGGTGCGCAAGATATCAAAAGGCATGAGTTTTTCGAAGGGATCAAGTGGCCGTTGATCAGAAACTGTAAGCCGCCGGAGATCCGAGGTCTGGTAAAAAAGACGCAGGCACATGCTGGTCACGTGACTGCTGTCGTCACGCCACGGAAGAAGAAGTGGTTGTGGTGGGGGCTGTCGCATTTACTACGCAGTAAAAGCTTGAACAAGAGCAGCAGTAAAATTCAGAGCAATAATAATTACTATCATTATGTGGGTAAAAGCTGTAACGCTAGTGGCAAACGCGTTTAA
- the LOC104778310 gene encoding uncharacterized protein LOC104778310, with the protein MAEFKSKLNKGHAFTSKCASLVKEQRARLYILRRCATMLCCWYIQGDE; encoded by the coding sequence ATGGCTGAGTTCAAGAGTAAGTTAAACAAAGGTCACGCCTTTACAAGCAAATGTGCTTCCTTGGTGAAGGAGCAACGAGCTCGTCTCTACATTCTCCGTCGTTGCGCTACCATGCTTTGTTGCTGGTACATCCAAGGCGATGAGTAA
- the LOC104778309 gene encoding uncharacterized protein C630.12-like (The sequence of the model RefSeq protein was modified relative to this genomic sequence to represent the inferred CDS: added 154 bases not found in genome assembly), translating into MKHHHKLTVGLCLIWAATILYGEMFTFWVPSLFTCSWPHHNKSDGNFTKVAIVTDPQLMDKTSFRLSSKTLALELAQFYTDINMRRSFFQSVLPFKPDVVLFLGDYFDGGPFLPEDEWQESLSRFKHVFGVNSQGKVGDIPTFYIPGNHDVGYSRVASHKQDVIDRYQKVFGIRNRRFMIGSVEFISIDAQAIDGNPQKVLASEVWKFVHNVSTDAQSHPRVLLTHIPLYRPDQTPCGPHRGVSVIDQRFWRHFQDQEVIYQNYVTSEASKKLLELIKPILVLSGHDHDQCTVTHKSEAGSVIEHTLGTISWQQGNIYPSFMLLSVPNAIHQNSSDLDKMLHTQLCFLPCQLYIYMWYLSLFAMSLLALLLWPNHGISFLNNAADCISNVMKSSFLSNVTKEKNDDENCEYEMVWDAEGSMHLVKKVLQTPVKRQSDKPLVEKGNAVLRSAARKNTNEQIELVMNSDVNATAGGSDPLMRSASKSRTKLVIQRVIRTIMMIIVIAALNVPIYMMLLFKDWIEQEG; encoded by the exons ATGAAACACCATCACAAGCTCACGGTGGG GTTATGTCTCATTTGGGCAGCCACGATCCTCTACGGCGAAATGTTCACCTTCTGGGTTCCTTCTCTATTCACTTGTTCTTGGCCTCACCATAATAAG AGTGATGGGAATTTTACTAAAGTGGCCATTGTTACTGATCCCCAG CTCATGGATAAGACATCGTTTCGTTTGTCGTCAAAGACACTTGCTTTAGAGCTTGCTCAGTTTTATACTGATATAAACATGCGGAGATCGTTCTTTCAGTCTGTCTTGCCCTTCAAACCagatgttgttttgtttttaggtgatTATTTCGATGGTGGGCCATTTCTGCCTGAGGACGA ATGGCAGGAATCTTTAAGCCGGTTTAAACATGTATTTGGTGTGAATTCACAAGGCAAAGTTGGGGACATCCCTACATTTTACATCCCTGGGAACCATGATGTTGGCTATTCTAGGGTTGCGTCCCATAAGCAAGAC GTGATTGATCGATATCAAAAAGTTTTTGGGATCAGAAACCGCAGATTTATGATTGGAAGTGTTGAGTTCATCAGTATTGATGCACAAGCTATTGATG GGAATCCTCAAAAGGTTCTGGCATCAGAAGTTTGGAAGTTTGTACACAATGTCTCCACGG ATGCACAGTCACATCCTAGAGTTTTATTGACCCACATCCCATTATATCGGCCTGATCAAACCCCATGCGGCCCTCACCGTGGTGTTTCTGTCATTGATCAG CGGTTTTGGCGCCATTTTCAAGATCAAGAAGTAAT ATACCAGAATTATGTTACTTCAGAAGCATCAAAGAAGTTATTGGAGTTGATCAAACCC ATCAAAACTCATCTGATCTAGATAAAATGTTACACACCCAATTATGCTTTCTTCCGTGCCAATTATACATTTACATGTG GTACCTTTCTCTGTTCGCTATGTCCCTTCTTGCTCTCCTTCTCTGGCCAAATCATGGGATAAGTTTCTTAAACAACGCTGCAGACTGTATCTCAAATGTGATGAAGTCAAGCTTTTTAAGCAACGTCACGAAGGAGAAGAACGATGATGAGAACTGTGAGTATGAAATGGTATGGGACGCAGAAGGATCTATGCATCTTGTGAAGAAAGTTCTTCAAACTCCCGTGAAACGTCAAAGCGATAAACCTCTTGTAGAAAA GGGTAATGCGGTGTTGAGATCAGCGGCTAGAAAGAACACTAACGAACAGATTGAGCTTGTGATGAACTCAGATGTAAATGCAACTGCTGGTGGGTCTGATCCTCTGATGAGATCAGCatcaaaatcaagaacaaaacttgtGATCCAGAGAGTGATACGTACAATCATGATGATCATCGTCATTGCGGCATTAAACGTTCCCATTTACATGATGTTGCTGTTCAAGGATTGGATTGAGCAGGAGGGATAA
- the LOC104778311 gene encoding peptidyl-prolyl cis-trans isomerase CYP59, with translation MSVLIVTSLGDIVIDLYSNKCPLTCKNFLKLCKIKYYNGCLFHTVQKDFTAQTGDPTGTGAGGDSIYKFLYGEQARFFSDEIHLDLKHLKTGTVAMASGGENLNASQFYFTLRDDLDYLDGKHTVFGEIAEGLETLTRINEAYVDAKNRPFKNIRIKHTYILDDPFDDPPQLAEMIPDASPEGKPKEEVKDDVRLEDDWVPMDEELGAQELEEVIREKAAHSSAVVLESIGDIPEAEVKPPDNVLFVCKLNPVTEDEDLHTIFSRFGTVVSADIIRDFKTGDSLCYAFIEFEIKEACEQAYYKMDNALIDDRRIHVDFSQSVSKLWSQFRQKDSKKGNGCFKCGSTDHVAKDCVGGNQSSKYIVKDQNRQHGGGEGYDMVFEGDAPEMPKREHNSHERDERESREKINRRSPHGNGEGKRRHRDDEVDDGRKQRGREEVREKERKRREREERDSREDEDRRRRRRREEMRDGDRREESRRYRDEDHRGHRDYKERRSERDNGHGREAKHERRDR, from the exons ATGTCAGTTCTTATTGTGACGAGCCTTGGGGATATAGTGATTGACCTTTACTCGAATAAATGCCCTTTGACCTGCAAGAACTTCCTCAAGCTTTGCAA gATCAAATACTACAATGGGTGTCTATTTCACACTGTGCAAAAGGATTTCACAGCACAGACGGGTGATCCAACTGGTACGGGAGCTGGTGGAGATTCAATCTACAA ATTTCTGTATGGTGAGCAGGCCCGTTTTTTCAGCGATGAGATCCATCttgatttaaaacatttaaagaCCGGTACTGTTGCAATGGCCAGTGGTGGAGAAAATCTCAATGCTTCCCAG TTCTACTTCACTCTTCGCGATGATTTGGACTATCTTGATGGGAAACACACT GTGTTTGGGGAGATTGCTGAGGGGTTGGAAACTTTGACTAGGATAAACGAAGCTTATGTTGATGCAAAGAACAGACCCTTCAAAAACATTAGAatcaaacacacatatatacttGATGATCCATTTGATGATCCCCCACAGCTGGCTGAAATGATACCAGATGCTTCTCCCGAAGGAAAACCGAAGGAAGAGGTCAAAGATGACGTGCGACTTGAAGATGATTGGGTTCCAATGGATGAAGAACTTGGTGCTCAGGAACTGGAGGAGGTTATCCGCGAAAAGGCAGCCCATTCTAGTGCTGTTGTACTTGAAAGT ATAGGAGATATTCCTGAGGCTGAGGTAAAACCACCTGACAATGTGCTGTTCGTCTGCAAACTGAATCCTGTGACTGAG GATGAGGACCTCCATACCATTTTTTCACGCTTTGGAACCGTTGTATC GGCTGATATAATCCGTGATTTCAAGACAGGTGACAGTTTGTGCTATGCTTTTATAG AGTTTGAAATCAAGGAGGCATGCGAACAAGCTTATTATAAG ATGGACAATGCTCTGATCGATGATAGACGAATACATGTGGATTTCAGTCAGAGTGTGTCAAAACTTTGGTCACAGTTCCGGCAGAAAGACTCCAAAAAGG GGAATGGATGTTTCAAATGCGGCTCGACGGATCATGTTGCTAAGGACTGTGTGGGTGGTAATCAGTCTTCAAAGTACATTGTAAAAGATCAAAACAGACAGCACGGAGGAGGTGAAGGCTATGATATGGTTTTTGAGGGTGATGCACCTGAAATGCCCAAGAGAGAGCATAATAGTCATGAGAGGGATGAGAGGGAGAGTAGGGAGAAGATTAATAGGAGAAGTCCTCACGGTAATGGGGAAGGTAAAAGACGTCACAGAGATGATGAAGTTGACGATGGTAGAAAACAGCGTGGCCGGGAAGAGGTaagagaaaaggagaggaaacgcagagagagagaagaaagagatagCAGGGAAGAtgaagacagaagaagaagaagacgccgTGAAGAGATGAGAGATGGGGATAGGCGTGAGGAGAGTCGAAGATATAGAGACGAGGATCATCGGGGCCATAGAGATTATAAAGAGAGGAGAAGTGAGAGAGACAATGGACATGGAAGAGAAGCAAAACATGAAAGGAGGGATAGGTAA